One Falco biarmicus isolate bFalBia1 chromosome 13, bFalBia1.pri, whole genome shotgun sequence genomic region harbors:
- the LOC130158263 gene encoding basic proline-rich protein-like encodes MTTRFPPRGTGTRPRRWGATIPVPPPPPPSDRGPPARLTAPVGRIQLEAPEDLLGPLVRGRHGPAAPRADGAGPGWPGCAGLGGKAAVTAAPQDPPPLPPHSLAPATARRNQPERPPAAPPPGPPHRPIILCRRLAGPPPGAGRTARLSNHMARPRARPPPSFKGGCAAVVKAYAPAEPDVAGGRELPQDKPLPAAPRRRCVSVSELPLQVRRHLQPASCFPRSCSLKVRINELVFLWISIIGRWFHELGHHATPHLMEGVVQLRICNHPDMHMTPHLAKVQDEIPARSSVCGSWEVRRVRQLLQQGLGAPITLCSGDMFWQLQVSEAWKETG; translated from the exons ATGACAACCCGCTTCCCGCCCCGGGGGACCGGCACCCGCCCTCGCCGCTGGGGGGCGACGATCCCCgtaccgccccccccccctccttccgACCggggcccgcccgcccgcctcaCGGCCCCCGTCGGGAGGATACAGCTTGAAGCCCCGGAGGATCTCCTTGGCCCGCTCGTCCGTGGCCGACATGGTCCTGCCGCGCCGCGGGCGGacggggctgggccgggctggccTGGCTGCGCGGGCCTGGGCGGGAAGGCGGCGGTGACAGCAGCGCCTCAggaccccccacccctcccccctcACTCCCTCGCACCCGCCACTGCCCGGCGCAACCAACCCGAGCGGCCTCCCGCCGcaccgccccccggcccgccgcacCGCCCAATCATTCTCTGCCGTCGCCTCGCCGGCCCGCCTCCTGGCGCAGGAAGGACGGCGCGGCTGTCCAATCACATGGCGCGCCCTCGCGCCCGCCCCCCTCCCTCATTCAAGGGCGGCTGCGCAGCGGTCGTTAAGGCGTACGCCCCGGCCGAGCCTGACGTCGCCGGCGGACGGGAGTTGCCGCAGGACAAACCTCtcccggccgcgccgcgccgccgtT GTGTGTCAGTTTCTGAGCTGCCATTGCAGGTGAGAAGACACCTCCAGCCTGCTTCCTGCTTTCCCAGAAGCTGTTCTCTCAAGGTGCGGATAAATGAGCTGGTGTTTCTGTGGATCAGCATAATTGGGAGATGGTTTCATGAGCTGGGGCATCATGCCACCCCACACTTGATGGAAGGGGTTGTACAGCTGCGTATCTGCAACCACCCAGACATGCACATGACTCCTCACCTGGCCAAGGTGCAAGATGAGATTCCAGCAAGAAGCTCAGTCTGTGGATCCTGGGAAGTGCGGAGAGTTCGACAGCTTCTTCAGCAGGGCCTGGGGGCTCCCATCACCCTGTGCTCTGGAGACATGttctggcagctgcaggtgtCAGAAGCCTGGAAGGAGACAGGATAA